The Methanoculleus thermophilus genome includes a window with the following:
- a CDS encoding energy-coupling factor ABC transporter permease, whose product MHIMEGFLPSPWWEIWFLVSLPFIVIGLYQLDRLVKEKREALPLLAVAGAFVFVLSSLKLPSFNGSCSHPTGTGLGGILFGPCIAAVLGLIVLIFQAVFLAHGGITTLGANVFSMGIAGPAVAYLIYKAGTRAGANTYATVFLAAALADLVTYVVTSIQLALAFPAATGFFEAFSAFAAIFAVTQVPLAIVEGAVIALVFKYIVQLKPEILTRLNLLSESTVKKLQEAAA is encoded by the coding sequence ATGCACATCATGGAAGGATTCTTACCAAGCCCCTGGTGGGAGATCTGGTTCCTCGTCTCCCTGCCCTTCATCGTCATCGGACTGTACCAACTCGACAGGCTCGTCAAAGAGAAACGAGAAGCCCTGCCGCTTCTTGCGGTCGCAGGCGCATTCGTCTTCGTCCTCTCCTCGCTCAAACTCCCCTCGTTCAACGGGAGTTGCTCCCATCCCACGGGGACGGGGCTTGGCGGCATCCTCTTTGGCCCCTGCATCGCCGCCGTCCTCGGCCTGATCGTCCTCATCTTCCAGGCGGTCTTCCTCGCCCACGGCGGGATCACCACCCTCGGGGCGAACGTCTTCTCGATGGGGATCGCGGGGCCCGCCGTCGCCTACCTCATCTATAAAGCCGGGACCCGGGCGGGTGCAAACACCTACGCGACGGTCTTCCTTGCCGCTGCCCTTGCCGACCTCGTTACGTACGTCGTCACCTCCATCCAGCTTGCGCTCGCATTTCCCGCAGCCACCGGGTTTTTTGAGGCGTTCTCGGCCTTCGCCGCGATCTTTGCCGTCACCCAGGTCCCGCTCGCCATCGTGGAAGGAGCGGTGATTGCACTCGTCTTCAAGTATATCGTCCAGCTCAAACCCGAGATCCTCACCCGCCTAAACCTCCTATCCGAAAGCACCGTCAAGAAACTCCAGGAGGCCGCCGCATGA
- a CDS encoding energy-coupling factor ABC transporter substrate-binding protein produces the protein MKYRMEIAVAAIIIIFAAVFLVQDAAIRASGEEAWGGADGEAAALIEASGYEPWTESSWVPPSGEIESLLFALQAAIGAVIIGYIFGYWHGSRKTA, from the coding sequence ATGAAGTATCGTATGGAGATCGCGGTCGCCGCAATCATCATCATCTTTGCCGCGGTCTTTCTCGTTCAGGACGCCGCGATCCGGGCCTCCGGAGAGGAGGCCTGGGGCGGGGCAGACGGCGAGGCCGCCGCCCTCATCGAGGCTTCAGGCTACGAGCCCTGGACGGAGTCCTCCTGGGTGCCCCCGAGCGGTGAGATAGAGTCGCTCCTCTTTGCCCTCCAGGCCGCCATCGGTGCCGTGATCATCGGCTACATATTCGGCTACTGGCATGGCAGCAGGAAAACCGCCTGA
- the cbiQ gene encoding cobalt ECF transporter T component CbiQ — MHNILDDYAQTNGLRQINPGLKLFIGIASILLCVSSPGPVAPLFVSASMSAAILVLAKIPVRFYTRLLLIPVSFAAMSIAVILFITPGGDVLLEVPGLPLTITAGGANLAALLLARVFGGMCSLFFIALTTPMAEILEILQRLRVPAVFVDLTMLTYRFIFILIEEAGQIYRAQVMRLGYGRFRESIQSFGMLAGALFLRTWESGEALILAMDARCYDGRLTLPGEPRSISATAVAAALLYLLAALGILLSTGGLTLI, encoded by the coding sequence GTGCACAATATCCTCGATGACTATGCTCAGACAAACGGTCTGCGGCAGATAAACCCGGGGCTTAAACTCTTCATCGGAATTGCGAGCATCCTCCTCTGCGTCTCGTCCCCAGGACCCGTCGCCCCTCTCTTCGTCTCAGCCTCGATGAGCGCTGCGATCCTAGTCCTGGCAAAGATTCCGGTCCGGTTCTACACCCGGCTCCTCCTCATCCCGGTCTCGTTTGCGGCAATGAGCATCGCCGTGATCCTCTTCATCACCCCAGGAGGAGACGTCCTCCTCGAGGTCCCCGGTCTTCCCCTCACGATCACGGCCGGGGGGGCAAACCTCGCCGCCCTCCTCCTCGCCCGGGTCTTCGGGGGGATGTGCTCGCTCTTCTTCATCGCGCTCACGACCCCGATGGCCGAGATTCTCGAGATCCTCCAGCGACTCCGGGTGCCCGCCGTCTTTGTCGATCTTACCATGCTCACCTACCGGTTCATCTTCATCCTCATCGAAGAGGCGGGCCAGATCTATCGTGCGCAGGTGATGCGCCTCGGTTACGGCCGGTTCCGGGAATCGATCCAGTCGTTTGGGATGCTTGCCGGAGCCCTCTTCCTCCGCACCTGGGAGAGCGGCGAAGCCCTGATCCTCGCGATGGACGCACGCTGCTACGACGGCAGGCTCACCCTCCCCGGTGAACCCCGATCCATCTCCGCCACAGCGGTTGCGGCCGCCCTCCTCTATCTCCTGGCCGCCCTCGGAATCCTGCTCTCTACCGGAGGTCTGACACTCATATGA
- a CDS encoding energy-coupling factor ABC transporter ATP-binding protein codes for MTTPLLETKNVTYAYPNGPAALAGVSIKIAAGSKTALVGPNGAGKSTLLLMLNGMIRPDSGEVRFGGRPIAYDNQSLRELRRRVGFVFQNPDVQIIAPTVEADVAFGPVNLGLSPDAVRRAVRDALGYVGLQGYEKRPPHHISGGEKKRVAIAGILAMEPAVLVFDEPTNTLDPASSEEVMELLDELASSGRTVLVSTHDVELAYRWADSVILMAHGRVLARGPPEEVFSDHALLATARLKPPALLDLYNELGLRRIIDRDVPPKSVLEFTDRIERVLHGHVPARNGTGTIYLCNADRTGGDEVRALLERGEVDHVGAMGTRAKEFANRERIILDYTYGVIDKCILKALIGENSLIITTGGMVEHVHRRIGEYGAESGRKLIVTPVQETLTPVPDRERIPE; via the coding sequence ATGACGACACCACTGCTTGAGACCAAGAACGTCACCTACGCCTACCCAAACGGTCCTGCCGCCCTCGCCGGGGTGAGCATCAAGATCGCCGCCGGCTCGAAGACCGCCCTCGTCGGGCCGAACGGCGCCGGGAAATCGACGCTCCTCCTGATGCTCAACGGCATGATCCGACCCGATTCGGGAGAGGTCCGCTTTGGCGGCCGACCGATTGCATACGATAACCAAAGTCTCCGGGAACTGCGCCGCCGGGTCGGATTCGTCTTCCAGAACCCCGACGTCCAGATAATCGCCCCGACCGTTGAGGCGGACGTGGCCTTCGGGCCGGTGAACCTCGGTCTTTCCCCCGACGCCGTCCGGCGGGCGGTCCGGGACGCCCTCGGCTATGTCGGGCTCCAGGGTTACGAGAAGCGGCCTCCCCACCACATCTCCGGCGGGGAGAAGAAGCGCGTCGCCATCGCCGGTATCCTCGCGATGGAGCCGGCGGTCCTCGTCTTCGACGAACCGACGAACACCCTCGACCCCGCGAGCTCTGAGGAGGTGATGGAGCTCCTCGACGAACTCGCCTCCAGCGGCCGGACGGTGCTCGTATCGACGCACGACGTCGAGCTCGCCTACCGCTGGGCCGACTCGGTCATCCTCATGGCGCATGGCAGGGTCCTTGCCCGTGGGCCGCCGGAAGAGGTCTTCTCGGACCACGCCCTCCTTGCCACCGCCCGCCTAAAACCACCAGCCCTGCTCGACCTCTACAACGAGCTTGGGCTACGGCGCATCATCGACCGCGACGTCCCGCCTAAGAGCGTGCTTGAGTTCACCGACCGGATCGAGCGGGTGCTGCACGGCCACGTCCCGGCACGGAACGGGACCGGGACGATCTACCTCTGCAACGCCGACCGGACCGGCGGCGACGAGGTTCGGGCGCTCCTGGAGCGCGGAGAGGTCGATCACGTCGGGGCAATGGGCACACGCGCAAAGGAGTTCGCGAACCGAGAGCGGATCATCCTCGATTACACCTACGGTGTCATCGACAAGTGCATCCTAAAGGCGCTCATCGGCGAGAACTCGCTCATCATCACCACCGGGGGTATGGTCGAGCATGTCCACCGCCGGATCGGGGAGTACGGCGCCGAGAGCGGACGCAAACTCATCGTGACACCGGTGCAAGAGACGTTGACCCCGGTACCCGACCGCGAGAGGATACCGGAATAA